A window from Corynebacterium accolens encodes these proteins:
- the miaA gene encoding tRNA (adenosine(37)-N6)-dimethylallyltransferase MiaA, producing MRPIAVVGPTASGKSALGLALAHELGGEVVNVDSMQLYRGMDIGTAKLSPAEREGIPHHQLDVWDVTETASVARYQQAALRDIEDIMSRDKTPILVGGSMLYAQALVDDWQFPPXDPXXRAKXXARRADIGTDAXHAELARVDPAAAAIIEXKXPRRTVRALEVIELTGKSFKASQPPKNGPPRWGTKLLGLRTDSEWLNPRIEKRTHLMFEQGLVEEVERLQDKGLVADSTAGRAIGYAQVLQAQRGELTWENVVERTITGXRRYVRRQRSWFNRDKRITWLDAEGDTMAQALYALRR from the coding sequence ATGCGCCCCATCGCAGTAGTTGGCCCCACCGCGTCCGGCAAATCCGCGCTCGGGCTGGCCCTTGCCCATGAACTGGGTGGGGAAGTGGTCAATGTCGATTCCATGCAGTTATACCGCGGCATGGATATCGGGACCGCGAAGCTTTCCCCCGCAGAGCGCGAAGGCATCCCGCATCACCAACTCGATGTCTGGGACGTGACGGAGACTGCTTCCGTGGCGCGCTATCAGCAGGCGGCCTTGCGCGATATCGAGGACATCATGTCCCGCGACAAGACGCCCATCCTCGTCGGCGGATCCATGCTCTATGCCCAGGCGTTGGTGGATGACTGGCAATTCCCGCCCMCCGAYCCGCRGGKGCGGGCCAAAWACGRGGCCCGCCGCGCCGATATCGGAACGGATGCACYCCACGCCGAGCTCGCACGCGTCGAYCCGGCCGCCGCCGCCATCATCGAGGAMAAAGMCCCCCGCCGCACCGTCCGGGCGCTCGAGGTCATCGAGCTGACCGGCAAGTCCTTTAAGGCCAGCCAGCCGCCGAAGAACGGCCCGCCCCGGTGGGGGACGAAGCTGCTGGGGCTGCGGACTGATAGCGAGTGGTTGAACCCGCGCATCGAAAAGCGCACGCACCTCATGTTTGAGCAAGGCCTCGTCGAGGAAGTCGAGCGCCTGCAGGATAAGGGGCTTGTGGCCGATTCCACCGCGGGTCGCGCCATTGGCTATGCGCAGGTTCTACAAGCCCAGCGCGGCGAGCTGACCTGGGAGAATGTCGTGGAGCGCACGATTACTGGCMCCCGCCGGTACGTGCGCCGCCAGCGTTCCTGGTTTAACCGCGATAAGCGCATTACCTGGCTCGATGCCGAGGGCGATACTATGGCTCAGGCTTTGTATGCGCTTCGGCGCTAG
- the dapF gene encoding diaminopimelate epimerase, producing the protein MKFAKGHGTENDFVIVEDFDAEAPLSPERVAALCDRRAGIGGDGLLRVVRAGALVDAGELAALPDGVDSADWFMDYRNADGSVAEMCGNGTRVFAHWLRSHDLVGEDAFTIGTRAGAKQVTVHSCDATDASVTVEMGPARVTGVSTASVGGESYAGLGVDMGNPHLAAVIPGLEPAALAAKDLTAPVYDESFFPGGVNFELVTPLREGHVHMRVFERGVGETQSCGTGTVAAATAALADAAQALGTVHVHVPGGEVTVEVYENGTRLTGPSAIVATGETSL; encoded by the coding sequence ATGAAATTTGCCAAAGGCCATGGAACCGAAAATGACTTCGTCATCGTAGAAGACTTCGACGCCGAGGCGCCGCTCTCACCGGAGCGCGTAGCGGCGCTGTGTGACCGCCGGGCGGGAATCGGCGGCGATGGCCTGTTGCGCGTAGTGCGCGCCGGCGCCCTCGTGGACGCAGGAGAGCTGGCGGCACTTCCGGACGGGGTGGATTCCGCCGACTGGTTTATGGATTACCGCAACGCCGATGGGTCCGTGGCGGAAATGTGCGGCAATGGCACCCGCGTCTTTGCCCACTGGCTGCGTTCGCACGACTTGGTGGGCGAGGACGCATTCACCATCGGTACCCGGGCGGGCGCCAAGCAGGTGACGGTGCATTCCTGTGACGCTACCGACGCGAGCGTCACCGTGGAGATGGGCCCCGCGCGCGTGACCGGGGTATCTACCGCGTCCGTGGGCGGTGAGTCCTACGCCGGCCTCGGGGTGGATATGGGCAACCCGCACCTCGCGGCCGTCATTCCGGGCTTGGAGCCAGCAGCTTTGGCCGCCAAGGACCTAACGGCGCCGGTCTACGATGAGTCCTTCTTCCCGGGCGGGGTGAATTTTGAGCTGGTCACCCCGCTGCGCGAGGGGCACGTGCATATGCGCGTCTTTGAGCGCGGGGTTGGGGAGACGCAGTCGTGCGGTACGGGCACGGTCGCGGCAGCTACCGCCGCGCTTGCCGATGCCGCCCAAGCCCTCGGCACCGTCCACGTCCACGTTCCTGGCGGCGAGGTCACCGTTGAGGTCTATGAGAACGGCACGCGCTTGACGGGACCGTCCGCCATCGTCGCGACGGGCGAAACGAGCCTGTAA